The Verrucomicrobiia bacterium genome has a window encoding:
- the pilM gene encoding type IV pilus assembly protein PilM: MLKSSKTFLAVDFGAGCLKAAEFEAVEGSGLRLLRFGLKPLGLAGAQDAAREAVVKKALTELLAEGGFAAKGVNLCAPGFQVFSKFVKLPPVDTSKVTQIIQYEAQQNVPFPLAETAWDYQILGTSAGGELEVLLVAIKTDVVEKQLFGAGEAAGLKMEVVDASIGALANTFRYNYGDQEGCSLLVDIGAKTSNVLIFEASRYYARSINVGANAITQEFAAEGKLRFDEAEKFKLADGFVSLGGAYEEPDNPRIAAVSKVARNVLTRLHLQVNQTIQFYRTQQGGAAPVRVFLCGGGSLMPYAAQFFEEKLGLPVEFMNPFRSVDIDAGVNVAQLEPIAPQFGEVVGLGLRNVAQCPIELNLMPKASLSRQQFNAKKPFLLAAAYAAVVGTFAVGWFFSKVAAVERDGLAKIDERVQPLDMKKNQLEAAEGKLRKATEDATQFSTWLQDRIYWSDILSNLGRVLQTTESDVRANLGVPVSIWIDTLLSTEPTKPAVDTSEEESAGGARNFYMMDPILARRYGLVPRKPEGEGEGDGSAEAAPADGGRPKPKAAANTNEVAVINLTVRAVNVNPRANGEIAYEVERAMKASPLFDETETQLSGNLDQGGENSPSFSFPLKVKLKRPIKL; the protein is encoded by the coding sequence GACGCGGCGCGGGAGGCGGTGGTCAAGAAGGCCCTGACCGAACTGCTCGCCGAGGGGGGGTTCGCGGCCAAAGGTGTCAACTTGTGCGCGCCCGGCTTCCAGGTGTTCTCCAAGTTTGTGAAGCTGCCGCCGGTGGACACCTCCAAGGTGACCCAGATCATCCAGTACGAGGCGCAGCAGAATGTCCCCTTCCCCCTGGCCGAGACGGCTTGGGATTACCAGATCCTCGGCACCAGCGCCGGAGGCGAACTGGAGGTCCTGCTCGTCGCCATCAAGACCGACGTCGTTGAGAAGCAACTCTTCGGGGCTGGCGAGGCTGCGGGGCTCAAGATGGAGGTGGTGGACGCCTCGATCGGGGCGCTGGCCAACACGTTCCGCTACAATTACGGCGACCAGGAGGGCTGCAGTCTGCTGGTGGACATCGGGGCGAAGACCAGCAACGTGCTGATCTTTGAGGCGTCCCGCTACTACGCGCGCAGCATCAACGTCGGGGCCAACGCCATCACCCAGGAGTTTGCCGCCGAGGGGAAGTTGCGGTTCGACGAAGCGGAGAAGTTCAAGCTGGCCGACGGCTTCGTCAGCCTCGGCGGGGCCTACGAGGAGCCCGACAATCCCCGGATTGCCGCCGTGTCCAAGGTGGCCCGCAACGTGCTCACCCGGCTGCACCTGCAGGTGAATCAGACCATCCAATTTTATCGCACCCAGCAGGGCGGTGCCGCGCCGGTCCGGGTGTTCCTCTGCGGTGGCGGGTCGCTGATGCCGTACGCGGCGCAGTTCTTCGAGGAGAAACTGGGCCTTCCGGTCGAGTTCATGAACCCCTTCCGCAGTGTGGACATTGACGCAGGGGTCAACGTGGCCCAGCTGGAACCGATCGCACCGCAGTTTGGGGAGGTGGTCGGTCTCGGCCTTCGCAATGTGGCGCAGTGCCCGATCGAGTTGAACCTGATGCCCAAGGCCTCCCTGAGCCGGCAGCAGTTCAACGCCAAGAAGCCCTTTCTCCTGGCCGCTGCCTACGCCGCGGTGGTCGGCACCTTCGCCGTCGGCTGGTTCTTTTCCAAGGTGGCTGCTGTGGAGCGCGACGGCCTCGCAAAGATTGACGAGCGCGTCCAGCCCCTGGACATGAAGAAAAACCAGCTGGAAGCGGCCGAGGGCAAACTCAGGAAGGCCACCGAGGATGCCACCCAGTTCAGCACGTGGCTGCAGGACCGCATCTACTGGTCGGACATCCTCTCCAACCTCGGGCGCGTCCTCCAGACGACGGAGTCGGACGTCCGCGCCAATCTCGGGGTCCCCGTGAGCATCTGGATTGATACACTGCTGTCCACGGAGCCGACCAAGCCTGCCGTGGACACTTCGGAGGAGGAATCGGCCGGCGGGGCCCGCAACTTTTACATGATGGACCCCATTCTGGCGCGGCGTTACGGGCTTGTTCCGCGGAAGCCGGAAGGTGAGGGCGAGGGGGACGGGTCGGCCGAGGCCGCACCGGCGGACGGCGGACGACCAAAGCCCAAGGCGGCTGCGAACACCAACGAGGTGGCCGTGATCAATCTGACGGTGCGGGCGGTGAATGTGAACCCGCGGGCGAACGGGGAGATTGCCTACGAGGTGGAGCGGGCCATGAAGGCCAGCCCGCTTTTTGACGAGACGGAAACCCAGTTGTCGGGGAATCTGGACCAGGGTGGCGAGAATTCGCCCTCCTTCTCCTTCCCGCTCAAGGTGAAACTCAAGCGCCCCATCAAGCTCTGA
- a CDS encoding Amuc_1100 family pilus-like protein encodes MEWVRKNLGFVIGLAVAVVLLGVGLWYTLGTMEESSMADGELQAKRQQLDDLVKRDPFPEQANIDLAREEEERVTAFIRDARKKFALRELPESLDNASFKSLLESTLADLAREAELAGVKLPDKASFSSYSFTLEDQRKQLQLPASSLAPLAAHLENLAVISRVLFDAKVHSLVSLKRSSVGTNELAGSGDFLSKKVVTNTALNTVTYPYEVVFQGFSPELAKVITGLVNAPQAFVIKTLNVERGSLESTPVQPAFGAPMAIPGLPPGMDPALARRYGMFGPRPQQMPVAPQQPVTTGRPGEVVLDEKPLQVKLGLEIISLLPAKEPPGSRGRPGPTGPAPADANQ; translated from the coding sequence ATGGAGTGGGTCCGGAAGAACCTCGGTTTTGTGATCGGGCTGGCGGTCGCCGTCGTCCTGCTCGGTGTCGGTCTCTGGTACACGCTGGGCACCATGGAGGAATCGTCCATGGCGGACGGCGAGCTGCAGGCGAAGCGCCAGCAGCTGGATGATCTCGTCAAACGGGATCCCTTTCCCGAGCAGGCCAACATTGATTTGGCGCGCGAGGAGGAGGAACGGGTCACCGCCTTCATCCGGGATGCGCGCAAGAAGTTTGCCCTTCGTGAGCTGCCGGAATCCCTCGACAATGCGTCGTTCAAATCGCTGCTCGAGTCCACGCTCGCTGACCTCGCCCGGGAGGCCGAACTGGCCGGTGTGAAGCTGCCGGACAAGGCCAGCTTCTCTTCCTACAGCTTCACCCTCGAAGACCAGCGCAAGCAGCTCCAGTTGCCGGCCTCGTCCCTGGCTCCCCTGGCGGCGCATCTCGAAAACCTCGCGGTGATCTCCCGCGTGCTGTTCGACGCCAAGGTTCATTCCCTGGTCTCCCTGAAGCGTTCGTCGGTCGGCACCAACGAGCTGGCCGGCAGCGGGGATTTCTTGAGCAAGAAGGTCGTCACCAATACGGCCTTGAACACGGTGACCTACCCTTACGAGGTCGTTTTTCAGGGCTTCAGTCCGGAGCTGGCCAAGGTCATCACCGGGCTTGTCAACGCCCCTCAGGCCTTCGTCATCAAGACATTGAACGTCGAGCGGGGCAGCCTCGAAAGCACGCCGGTCCAGCCGGCCTTTGGTGCGCCCATGGCGATCCCGGGCCTGCCGCCGGGCATGGATCCCGCGCTCGCCCGGCGGTACGGCATGTTTGGCCCCCGCCCGCAGCAGATGCCGGTGGCTCCGCAGCAGCCGGTGACCACGGGACGGCCCGGGGAGGTGGTGTTGGATGAGAAACCTCTCCAGGTGAAGCTGGGCCTGGAAATCATCAGCCTGCTTCCTGCAAAAGAACCTCCCGGATCCCGTGGGCGCCCGGGTCCGACGGGGCCTGCGCCAGCCGACGCCAATCAGTAA